A region of Catharus ustulatus isolate bCatUst1 chromosome 9, bCatUst1.pri.v2, whole genome shotgun sequence DNA encodes the following proteins:
- the GPX7 gene encoding glutathione peroxidase 7 has translation MLDPEGSVEHQPASSFPKVLLIPLAMLLAIAALLLLAFSATRQKEPDFYTFKVVNIRGKLVSLEKYRGSVSLVVNVASECGYTDSHYKALQQLQRDLGPYHFNVLAFPCNQFGQQEPDTNKEIESFARKTYGASFPMFSKITVSGAGAIPAFKYLIESTGEEPTWNFWKYLVDPNGKVVKAWDSTVSVEEIRPHITELVRKIILKKKDEL, from the exons ATGCTGGACCCGGAGGGCAGTGTGGAGCACCAGCctgcctcctccttccccaaagTCCTCCTCATCCCTCTAGCCATGCTCCTCGCAATTGCAGCGCTCCTGCTCTTAGCCTTTTCCGCTACGCGGCAGAAGGAGCCTGATTTTTACACTTTCAAAGTTGTAAATATCAGGGGCAAGCTTGTGTCTCTGGAGAAGTACAGGGGCTCG GTGTCTCTAGTTGTCAACGTTGCAAGTGAGTGTGGGTACACAGACAGCCACTACAAGGCCttacagcagctgcagagagacctgggcCCGTACCACTTCAATGTGCTGGCATTCCCCTGCAATCAGTTTGGGCAGCAAGAACCAGACACCAATAAAGAAATTGAGAGCTTTGCACGAAAGACTTATGGTGCCTCCTTCCCCATGTTCAGCAAAATCACAGTCAGTGGAGCTGGTGCAATTCCTGCCTTCAAGTACTTAATTG aGTCTACAGGAGAAGAACCAACCTGGAACTTCTGGAAATACCTGGTGGACCCCAATGGCAAAGTAGTAAAGGCCTGGGACTCTACTGTCTCTGTTGAAGAAATAAGACCCCATATTACAGAACTTGTAAGGAAAATCATCCTAAAGAAGAAAGATGAATTATGA